A window of the Lysinibacillus irui genome harbors these coding sequences:
- the tyrS gene encoding tyrosine--tRNA ligase, producing the protein MFLTPEEQFVIIKKGVDKIVDEQELRAKLERSFKKQQPLTIKLGLDPSTPDIHLGHAVVLRKIKQMQDLGHHAIIVIGDFTGRIGDPTGKAKGRTALNDDTVKKNAQTYCEQIFKVLDKNKTTVRFNSEWLAKLSFEEVIQLAATTSVARLLEREDFQKRYKQHVPIGMHEFFYPLMQAYDSVELEADIELGGTDQTFNILMGRNLQKQRGIEKQIAIFMPLLEGLDGIEKMSKSLGNYIGVNEAPEMMFKKVMEVPDALIVKYFELATDEHPLQVQAIQDKLQKGENPRDLKLRLAEVITTLYHGVAAMKEARTYFEAAFQRKEIPKNIPVLLLEIDKERVEDILPQLVAMDYIQSKSEFLRLIKQNGVSLNGEKLALDDLSRVLMNDDVIQIGKKRFLKLNK; encoded by the coding sequence ATGTTTTTAACACCAGAGGAGCAATTCGTGATCATCAAGAAAGGTGTCGATAAAATCGTTGATGAGCAGGAATTACGTGCAAAATTAGAACGATCATTTAAAAAACAGCAGCCTTTAACAATTAAATTAGGACTTGATCCATCCACACCAGATATTCATTTAGGTCACGCAGTCGTTCTTCGAAAAATTAAGCAAATGCAGGATTTAGGTCATCATGCAATTATTGTTATCGGTGATTTTACAGGACGAATTGGCGATCCTACAGGTAAAGCAAAAGGGCGAACAGCCTTAAATGACGATACAGTGAAGAAAAATGCCCAAACCTATTGTGAGCAAATTTTTAAAGTGTTAGATAAGAACAAGACAACGGTTCGTTTTAATAGTGAATGGTTAGCAAAGCTGTCGTTTGAAGAAGTCATTCAGCTAGCAGCCACAACATCTGTTGCTCGACTTTTAGAGCGTGAGGATTTTCAGAAACGTTACAAGCAGCACGTACCCATTGGCATGCATGAATTTTTTTACCCCCTTATGCAAGCATATGATTCGGTGGAGCTAGAGGCTGATATTGAGCTAGGGGGAACAGACCAAACGTTTAATATATTAATGGGGCGAAACTTACAAAAGCAGCGAGGGATAGAAAAACAAATTGCCATTTTTATGCCACTACTGGAGGGATTAGATGGCATTGAAAAAATGAGTAAAAGTTTAGGTAATTATATTGGTGTCAATGAAGCACCTGAAATGATGTTTAAAAAGGTGATGGAAGTACCTGATGCATTAATCGTAAAATATTTCGAATTAGCAACGGATGAGCACCCACTACAAGTGCAGGCCATTCAAGATAAACTTCAAAAGGGAGAGAATCCCCGCGATCTGAAATTGCGATTAGCAGAAGTGATAACGACTTTATACCATGGAGTTGCAGCAATGAAGGAAGCGAGAACTTACTTTGAAGCAGCATTTCAACGAAAGGAAATACCGAAAAACATTCCCGTTTTACTCTTAGAGATTGATAAGGAAAGGGTAGAGGATATCCTTCCCCAATTAGTGGCAATGGATTATATTCAAAGTAAAAGTGAGTTTTTACGGTTAATCAAGCAAAATGGGGTATCTTTGAATGGAGAAAAATTAGCGCTAGATGACCTTTCGCGCGTCCTAATGAATGATGATGTGATACAAATTGGTAAGAAACGATTCCTTAAATTAAATAAGTAG